One stretch of Reinekea marina DNA includes these proteins:
- a CDS encoding SecDF P1 head subdomain-containing protein, translated as MILADEDHRDAATTWFSRNLNEFTRSNTTARNLPAIDLTLTEEAVTAMEDYAIKQNQTTLSNRVNEIGVSEPLVQRQGRNRIVVELPGEQDTARAKNILGKSANLEYRMESQDGSGELYKFKDSNATAMLSRDIIVTGENVVNANVTYDENGQPSVSVTLDSAGGARMGQNTKNNLKKRMGVLFIEQKAELLGYETVNGTQVPQYRNYETKEIISLATIQGIFSSQFQVTGLDSSEEASELALLLRAGALAAPMTFVEERTVGPSLGAENIQTGLMSVAIGFGLVILFMLGLATREIIINSTKRNPTCTRTRTRN; from the coding sequence GTGATTTTAGCGGATGAAGATCACCGAGATGCCGCAACCACATGGTTTAGCCGCAACTTAAATGAATTTACTCGTTCAAATACAACCGCACGAAACCTTCCAGCGATAGACCTTACCTTAACGGAAGAAGCCGTTACAGCGATGGAAGATTACGCGATTAAGCAGAACCAAACCACACTGAGCAACCGAGTAAATGAAATAGGCGTCAGTGAGCCATTGGTTCAACGCCAAGGTCGTAACCGCATTGTAGTTGAGCTTCCTGGTGAACAAGATACCGCTCGCGCCAAGAACATTTTAGGTAAGTCTGCAAACTTAGAATACCGAATGGAATCTCAAGACGGCAGTGGCGAGCTTTATAAATTTAAAGACAGCAATGCCACGGCAATGTTAAGCCGAGATATCATCGTAACCGGTGAAAACGTTGTAAACGCCAACGTAACCTATGACGAAAATGGCCAACCTTCTGTTTCTGTCACCCTCGACAGTGCCGGCGGTGCTCGTATGGGGCAGAACACAAAAAACAATCTTAAAAAGCGCATGGGTGTTTTGTTTATTGAGCAAAAGGCCGAACTTTTAGGGTATGAAACGGTTAACGGTACACAGGTTCCGCAATACCGTAACTACGAAACTAAAGAAATTATTTCTTTGGCGACGATTCAAGGCATCTTCTCATCACAATTCCAAGTAACAGGCTTAGACAGCTCTGAAGAAGCTTCAGAATTGGCACTTCTATTACGCGCTGGTGCGTTAGCCGCCCCAATGACCTTTGTTGAAGAACGCACTGTAGGACCAAGCTTAGGAGCTGAGAACATTCAAACTGGACTCATGTCTGTTGCCATTGGCTTCGGCTTAGTCATTTTGTTTATGCTGGGCTTAGCGACGAGAGAAATTATTATTAATTCAACAAAAAGAAATCCAACATGCACAAGAACTCGAACACGAAATTGA